A single window of Anaerocolumna chitinilytica DNA harbors:
- a CDS encoding type II secretion system protein: protein MKNNKGVSLVEIIIVIAILSVLGVSTFGGIHYLRYGNAKRCAYEIDAALNKIRLENMSKAEKANLYIYQYGGHYYMRVSPSSPTAALLNGNGTELGNNQFVISYEASTHPGTNVAVGDYASGNYMTLGFDKSTGELSSNGTGYYERIVITDRDGTLLYTIRLIQASGKHFIE from the coding sequence ATGAAAAACAACAAGGGTGTTTCTCTGGTTGAAATCATTATAGTAATAGCAATTCTTTCCGTTCTTGGTGTGTCAACCTTTGGCGGTATACATTATCTCAGATATGGAAATGCAAAAAGGTGCGCATATGAAATAGATGCAGCCTTAAATAAGATCCGGCTTGAGAATATGAGCAAAGCCGAAAAGGCCAATCTATATATCTACCAATATGGTGGCCACTATTATATGAGAGTCAGCCCTTCTAGTCCTACAGCTGCTCTTCTGAATGGTAACGGTACCGAATTGGGAAACAATCAATTTGTAATATCCTATGAGGCCAGTACTCACCCAGGTACGAATGTAGCGGTAGGAGATTATGCATCCGGTAATTATATGACTCTTGGCTTTGATAAGAGTACCGGAGAATTAAGCAGCAATGGTACCGGTTATTATGAAAGAATAGTTATTACAGACAGAGACGGTACGCTTCTCTATACAATCCGGTTGATTCAGGCATCCGGTAAACATTTTATAGAATAA